A single genomic interval of Rhinatrema bivittatum chromosome 12, aRhiBiv1.1, whole genome shotgun sequence harbors:
- the LOC115074266 gene encoding salivary glue protein Sgs-3-like: MAHIPIPSTSPPVHTIAHTSIPSTSPPIHTIAHTSIPSTSPPVHTMAHIPIPSTSLPVHTITHTSIPSTSLPVHTMAHSTIPSTSLPVHTLAHTSIPSTSLPVHTLAHTSIPSTSPPVHTLAHTSIPSTSPPVHTITHTSIPSTSPPVHTITHTSIPSTSLPVHTLAHTSIPSTSLPVHTLAHTSIPSTSPPVHTITHTSIPSTSPPVHTIAHTSIPSTSPPVHTVAHTSIPSTSLPVHTIAHTSIPSTSPPVHTTYTHSGPLIQASVVN, translated from the coding sequence ATGGCACATATCCCAATCCCCAGCACCTCTCCACCTGTCCACACCATCGCACATACCTCAATTCCCAGCACCTCTCCACCTATCCACACCATCGCACATACCTCAATCCCCAGCACCTCTCCACCTGTCCACACCATGGCACATATCCCAATCCCCAGCACCTCTCTACCTGTCCACACGATCACTCATACCTCAATCCCCAGCACCTCTCTACCTGTCCACACCATGGCTCATTCCACAATCCCCAGCACCTCTCTACCTGTCCACACCCTCGCTCATACCTCAATACCCAGCACCTCTCTACCTGTCCACACCCTCGCTCATACCTCAATCCCCAGCACCTCTCCACCTGTCCACACCCTCGCTCATACCTCAATCCCCAGCACCTCTCCACCTGTCCACACCATCACTCATACCTCAATCCCCAGCACCTCTCCACCTGTCCACACCATCACTCATACCTCAATCCCCAGCACCTCTCTACCTGTCCACACCCTCGCTCATACCTCAATACCCAGCACCTCTCTACCTGTCCACACCCTCGCTCATACCTCAATCCCCAGCACCTCTCCACCTGTCCACACCATCACTCATACCTCAATCCCCAGCACCTCTCCACCTGTCCACACCATCGCTCATACCTCAATCCCCAGCACCTCTCCACCTGTCCACACCGTCGCTCATACCTCAATCCCCAGCACCTCTCTACCTGTCCACACCATCGCTCATACCTCAATCCCCAGCACCTCTCCACCTGTCCACACCACCTACACTCACAGTGGTCCACTGATTCAAGCTTCTGTTGTGAATTAA
- the ARMC12 gene encoding armadillo repeat-containing protein 12 isoform X2 has translation MLLHGITRCIYLLDYEAKYCTDDDINLIGSLLNDEEKGIKIQALNALNAFASLEAKQYKIQEFVPRVIELVTTIWDSDLHIAGLKLLNSTTMEDYVFMMIRRGIPSFMEILQGKNHLAQLQVLKLLVTLSQKEELLYDILNCQVFPDFLSLFSPQLPGNVLCQMLILVQSLNVGMNNPQYQSVFWEYNEESLHEALFGQDSRLPNKLLALILHPEEDVQRQVCQVILCLEHSKSNESLIDLQNNTMQLTP, from the exons GCCAAGTACTGCACAGATGATGACATTAATCTTATTGGATCTCTGCTGAATGATGAAGAAAAGGGCATAAAGATCCAGGCATTAAACGCACTGAACGCCTTTGCCAGCCTGGAGGCGAAGCAGTATAAGATTCAG GAATTTGTACCCCGAGTCATAGAGCTTGTCACAACCATCTGGGACTCGGACCTGCACATTGCGGGTTTGAAGTTGCTGAACTCAACCACCATGGAAGATTATGTTTTCATGATGATAAGGAGAGGGATCCCTTCCTTCATGGAAATCCTACAAGGCAAGAACCACCTGGCACAG TTGCAGGTTCTAAAGCTCCTGGTTACCCTGTCACAGAAGGAAGAGTTGCTGTATGATATCCTCAATTGCCAG GTGTTCCCAGACTTCCTCAGCCTCTTCAGCCCGCAGTTACCCGGCAACGTCCTCTGCCAGATGCTGATACTGGTGCAGAGCCTGAACGTGGGCATGAACAACCCGCAGTACCAGTCTGTGTTCTGGGAGTACAACGAAGAGTCCCTGCACGAAGCTCTCTTTGGGCAGGACAGCCGCCTGCCCAACAAGCTGCTCGCCCTCATCCTGCACCCGGAGGAGGATGTGCAGAGGCAGGTGTGCCAGGTCATCCTCTGCCTGGAGCACAGCAAGAGCAACGAGAGCCTCATCGACCTCCAGAACAACACAATGCAATTAACCCCGTAG
- the LOC115074265 gene encoding salivary glue protein Sgs-3-like: MAHTSIPSTSPPVHTIAHTSIPSTSPPIHTIAHISILSTSLPVHTMAHSTIPSTSLPVHTITHTSIPSTSLPVHTMAHSTIPSTSLPVHTLAHTSIPSTSLPVHTLAHTSIPSTSLPVHTVAHTSIPSTSLPVHTVAHTSIPSTSLPVHTVAHTSIPSTSPPVHTMAHTSIPSTSPPVHTMAHSTIPSTSLPVHTIAHT, translated from the coding sequence ATGGCACATACCTCAATCCCCAGCACCTCTCCACCTGTCCACACCATCGCACATACCTCAATTCCCAGCACCTCTCCACCTATCCACACCATCGCACATATCTCAATCCTCAGCACCTCTCTACCTGTCCACACCATGGCTCATTCCACAATCCCCAGCACCTCTCTACCTGTCCACACGATCACTCATACCTCAATCCCCAGCACCTCTCTACCTGTCCACACCATGGCTCATTCCACAATCCCCAGCACCTCTCTACCTGTCCACACCCTCGCTCATACCTCAATCCCCAGCACCTCTCTACCTGTCCACACCCTCGCTCATACCTCAATCCCCAGCACCTCTCTACCTGTCCACACCGTCGCTCATACCTCAATCCCCAGCACCTCTCTACCTGTCCACACCGTCGCTCATACCTCAATCCCCAGCACCTCTCTACCTGTCCACACCGTCGCTCATACCTCAATCCCCAGCACCTCTCCACCTGTCCACACCATGGCTCATACCTCAATCCCCAGCACCTCTCCACCTGTCCACACCATGGCTCATTCCACAATCCCCAGCACCTCTCTACCTGTCCACACCATCGCTCATACCTGA